The Brassica oleracea var. oleracea cultivar TO1000 chromosome C6, BOL, whole genome shotgun sequence genome includes a region encoding these proteins:
- the LOC106297032 gene encoding ribosomal RNA small subunit methyltransferase B-like isoform X1, producing the protein MLLRYWEARYVKGGGDLMWVDMLMISVVKPQPGDRILNACAAPGGKTLFMASCLKRQGRLRILGETAKSHQVAGLITTIHSDLRVFAPGGFLIYSTCSIDPEENQGRVEAFLLRHPEFSVDPVDRLVASSFVMSQGVFLSNPVKHSLDGVFAARLVRAL; encoded by the exons ATGCTGTTACGGTACTGGGAGGCTAGATATGTCAAGGGTGGTGGGGATCTTATGTGGGTCGACATGCTAATG ATCTCAGTGGTGAAACCTCAGCCAGGAGATAGGATACTGAACGCATGTGCTGCTCCTGGAGGGAAGACCCTTTTCATGGCATCTTGCTTGAAACGCCAAG GACGGCTAAGAATTCTTGGGGAGACAGCTAAATCACACCAAGTTGCTGGACTTATCACAACCATTCATTCTGATCTACGTGTCTTCGCT CCGGGTGGGTTCTTGATATACAGTACTTGCTCGATAGACCCTGAAGAAAATCAAGGAAGAGTCGAAGCGTTTCTCCTAAGACATCCT GAGTTCTCGGTAGATCCAGTAGACAGATTAGTAGCATCAAGTTTTGTAATGTCGCAAGGCGTCTTTTTATCCAACCCAGTGAAACACTCCTTGGATGGAGTGTTTGCAGCCCGTCTGGTTCGAGCTTTATGA
- the LOC106297032 gene encoding ribosomal RNA small subunit methyltransferase B-like isoform X2, with product MLLRYWEARYVKGGGDLMWVDMLMPGDRILNACAAPGGKTLFMASCLKRQGRLRILGETAKSHQVAGLITTIHSDLRVFAPGGFLIYSTCSIDPEENQGRVEAFLLRHPEFSVDPVDRLVASSFVMSQGVFLSNPVKHSLDGVFAARLVRAL from the exons ATGCTGTTACGGTACTGGGAGGCTAGATATGTCAAGGGTGGTGGGGATCTTATGTGGGTCGACATGCTAATG CCAGGAGATAGGATACTGAACGCATGTGCTGCTCCTGGAGGGAAGACCCTTTTCATGGCATCTTGCTTGAAACGCCAAG GACGGCTAAGAATTCTTGGGGAGACAGCTAAATCACACCAAGTTGCTGGACTTATCACAACCATTCATTCTGATCTACGTGTCTTCGCT CCGGGTGGGTTCTTGATATACAGTACTTGCTCGATAGACCCTGAAGAAAATCAAGGAAGAGTCGAAGCGTTTCTCCTAAGACATCCT GAGTTCTCGGTAGATCCAGTAGACAGATTAGTAGCATCAAGTTTTGTAATGTCGCAAGGCGTCTTTTTATCCAACCCAGTGAAACACTCCTTGGATGGAGTGTTTGCAGCCCGTCTGGTTCGAGCTTTATGA